One segment of Tamlana crocina DNA contains the following:
- a CDS encoding DUF6588 family protein: protein MKKKALFILLFLSVFLSKAQDIDALFAFGVENAERFTDDYLKPGTKGLMHSMNANWFNTADAKPLGGFEISIVANAATVQDENKSFMMDLDLYETEDFTVEFADNSSLRTRAVASVLGENDPDIDLIIRDNDNPVLTEQITLPTGIGDASANLLPTAFIQGAIGLSQGIELKARFVPKVDTDDVTLSMYGAGLQFEMTKWLPADKYMPVAVSGLVAYTHLNGSYNITESSGIDGENQRVESNTNTMLFQLVASTKLPVINFYGGLGYIKGKSESDVLGTYTVTGGPFVTRTYEDPFSVSSEVSSVRGTAGLKLKLGFFRLNAEYHLSEFNAFSVGINFGFR from the coding sequence ATGAAAAAGAAAGCTTTATTTATATTGCTATTTTTATCGGTATTTCTTTCAAAAGCACAAGACATAGACGCCTTATTTGCTTTTGGTGTTGAAAATGCTGAACGCTTCACTGACGATTATTTGAAACCGGGAACCAAAGGCTTGATGCACAGTATGAACGCCAATTGGTTTAATACGGCCGATGCCAAGCCATTAGGTGGTTTTGAAATATCAATCGTTGCAAATGCAGCAACTGTTCAAGACGAAAACAAATCATTTATGATGGACTTAGATCTGTATGAAACAGAAGATTTTACAGTTGAGTTTGCTGACAACTCCAGCCTTAGAACAAGAGCCGTTGCTAGTGTTTTGGGAGAAAACGACCCTGATATAGATTTGATTATTAGGGATAACGATAACCCTGTGCTAACAGAACAAATAACCTTGCCCACGGGAATTGGAGATGCCAGTGCTAATTTATTGCCTACAGCTTTTATACAAGGGGCGATTGGGTTAAGTCAAGGTATTGAATTGAAAGCACGTTTCGTTCCCAAGGTAGATACAGATGATGTAACCTTAAGCATGTATGGTGCCGGTTTGCAATTTGAAATGACCAAATGGTTGCCTGCCGATAAGTATATGCCAGTAGCTGTTTCTGGGCTTGTAGCTTATACTCATTTAAATGGCTCTTATAATATTACAGAGTCTTCAGGTATTGATGGCGAAAATCAACGTGTTGAAAGTAATACGAATACCATGCTTTTTCAGTTGGTAGCGTCGACTAAGCTCCCCGTTATCAATTTTTATGGTGGTTTGGGCTATATTAAAGGAAAGTCAGAATCGGATGTTTTGGGAACCTATACCGTTACGGGAGGGCCATTTGTGACCAGAACTTACGAAGATCCCTTTTCGGTGTCCAGTGAGGTGTCTTCCGTTAGGGGTACAGCAGGTTTAAAGTTAAAGTTGGGATTTTTTAGGCTCAATGCCGAATATCATTTATCGGAGTTCAATGCCTTTTCTGTAGGTATAAACTTTGGATTTAGATAA